Proteins from one Streptomyces genisteinicus genomic window:
- a CDS encoding MarR family winged helix-turn-helix transcriptional regulator — protein MRTADGSPSPLPSPDPTGLQEFAVLLRRMNGEFNRIAQEFAHAQGLHLTDVQALIAILDADSDGDAEAGGEAGLPMTPGRLRKRLNLTSGAMTACLDRLEKTGHIRRVRSADDRRVVHLHYAEAAKELARDYFMPLARGTDAARGRFTPAELRVVVRFLGEMNRELALLRR, from the coding sequence ATGCGCACAGCTGACGGCTCTCCCTCCCCCCTTCCCTCTCCGGACCCGACCGGGCTCCAGGAGTTCGCCGTGCTGCTGCGCCGCATGAACGGCGAGTTCAACCGGATCGCCCAGGAGTTCGCCCACGCGCAGGGGCTGCACCTGACCGACGTCCAGGCGCTGATCGCCATCCTGGACGCGGACAGCGACGGCGACGCCGAGGCGGGCGGCGAGGCCGGGCTGCCCATGACGCCCGGCAGGCTGCGCAAGCGCCTCAATCTCACCTCGGGCGCCATGACCGCCTGTCTGGACCGGCTGGAGAAGACGGGGCACATCCGGCGCGTCCGGTCCGCCGACGACCGCCGGGTGGTCCACCTGCACTACGCCGAGGCGGCCAAGGAACTGGCCCGGGACTACTTCATGCCGCTGGCCCGCGGCACCGACGCCGCCCGCGGGCGCTTCACACCCGCCGAACTCCGCGTCGTCGTCCGCTTCCTGGGCGAGATGAACCGCGAACTCGCGCTGCTGCGCCGCTGA
- a CDS encoding polysaccharide lyase 8 family protein, giving the protein MTPSWTRRGVLHAAGGAALALGTAGPAAAAPQTPAATAPRAAADDFAALRAVWRDLVLGTGFSPTAEPFATRLRELGTEAAAHLAAMAPAAGSLWPDLPLADPEPDKDTESYGYSARLVDSYTRLRTMAEAHVRAGTGLTGDAALATGILTGLDHLHDLAYNAAQPPYGNWWSWQIGAPQRLLDLCVLMYDRIRADRLAAYCAAVDHFVPDSAVASYTGTSTGANRVDLCRVLALRGVVGQDPAKTALARDALSPVFPYVTTGDGLYTDGSFVQHTYVPYTGSYGAVMLGGIGLLLALLAGSPWAVTDPARQIVLDAVEHAWAPFIHNGLVMDGVSGRGISRGVMLSDPRGIQQDDHTRGHGILASVVLLAEGASGAERTRWRGLVKGWMRRAYYSPVLEDRTLSLASLAWLAGVENDAAVPAAAHPSGHRLFASMDRAVHRRPTWTASVSMASRRITHYETGNTENLRGWHTGSGMLYWWGDDYANGQYSDAFWATVDPYRLPGTTTSAKRLADAAGGDWGASRPAADWVGGATDGTVAGVGQHLKGLGSTLEARKSWFFVGDTVVCLGAGITCTDGTAVESVIDNRNLGAAGVHPLTVDGVTAPAALPWSAPLTGARWAHLGGFGGYVLGGTTGVRALREQRTGRWSDINKTCATTPLTRRWLTLFADHGTDPVNASYAYQMLPGADAARTAARSADASWMQMLANTGQAQGVRVPSAGFTAANFFAAGTAGALTASAPCAVLVRERGDGTAVVCVADPARQAASLTVTWNRPVAAVVSRPATVTSAVTGGSLRLAFGSLTGAAGATQKTVVRLG; this is encoded by the coding sequence ATGACCCCTTCCTGGACCCGCCGCGGCGTGCTGCACGCCGCGGGCGGCGCCGCACTCGCCCTGGGCACCGCGGGCCCGGCCGCCGCCGCCCCGCAGACCCCGGCCGCCACGGCCCCCCGGGCGGCCGCCGACGACTTCGCCGCCCTGCGGGCCGTCTGGCGCGACCTCGTCCTCGGAACGGGATTCAGTCCCACCGCCGAACCCTTCGCCACCCGGCTGCGCGAACTGGGCACGGAGGCCGCGGCACACCTCGCGGCGATGGCCCCCGCCGCCGGATCGCTCTGGCCCGACCTTCCGCTCGCCGACCCGGAGCCGGACAAGGACACCGAGTCCTACGGCTACTCCGCCCGGCTGGTGGACAGTTACACCCGCCTGCGGACGATGGCCGAGGCGCACGTGCGGGCCGGAACCGGCCTCACCGGCGACGCCGCACTGGCCACCGGCATCCTCACCGGCCTCGACCACCTCCACGACCTGGCGTACAACGCCGCCCAGCCGCCCTACGGCAACTGGTGGAGCTGGCAGATCGGCGCACCGCAGCGCCTCCTCGACCTCTGCGTGCTCATGTACGACCGGATTCGGGCCGACCGGCTCGCCGCCTACTGCGCGGCGGTCGACCACTTCGTCCCCGACTCCGCCGTCGCCTCCTACACCGGCACCAGCACCGGCGCGAACCGCGTCGACCTGTGCCGCGTGCTCGCCCTGCGCGGCGTCGTCGGACAGGACCCGGCGAAGACCGCCCTCGCCAGGGACGCCCTCTCACCCGTCTTCCCCTACGTGACCACGGGCGACGGCCTCTACACCGACGGATCGTTCGTCCAGCACACCTACGTGCCCTACACGGGCAGCTACGGAGCCGTGATGCTCGGCGGCATCGGGCTGCTCCTCGCCCTGCTCGCCGGCTCCCCCTGGGCGGTGACCGATCCCGCCCGGCAGATCGTGCTGGACGCGGTGGAGCACGCCTGGGCCCCGTTCATCCACAACGGCCTGGTCATGGACGGTGTCAGCGGGCGCGGCATCAGCCGCGGCGTCATGCTCTCCGACCCCCGCGGCATCCAGCAGGACGACCACACCCGCGGCCACGGCATCCTCGCCTCCGTGGTGCTGCTCGCGGAGGGCGCGAGCGGCGCGGAACGCACCCGCTGGCGGGGCCTGGTCAAGGGGTGGATGCGCCGCGCCTACTACAGCCCCGTGCTGGAGGACCGGACGCTCTCCCTCGCGTCGCTCGCCTGGCTCGCCGGGGTCGAGAACGACGCCGCCGTCCCCGCCGCCGCCCACCCGTCAGGGCACCGCCTCTTCGCCTCGATGGACCGTGCGGTCCACCGGCGGCCGACGTGGACCGCCTCCGTCAGCATGGCGTCACGGCGCATCACCCACTACGAGACCGGCAACACCGAGAACCTGCGCGGCTGGCACACCGGCAGCGGAATGCTCTACTGGTGGGGCGACGACTACGCCAACGGCCAGTACTCGGACGCCTTCTGGGCCACCGTCGACCCCTACCGGCTGCCCGGCACCACCACCTCCGCCAAGCGGCTGGCCGACGCGGCGGGCGGCGACTGGGGCGCGTCCCGCCCCGCCGCCGACTGGGTGGGCGGCGCCACCGACGGCACCGTGGCCGGCGTCGGGCAGCACCTGAAAGGGCTCGGCAGCACCCTCGAGGCCAGGAAGTCCTGGTTCTTCGTCGGCGACACCGTCGTGTGCCTCGGCGCGGGGATCACCTGCACCGACGGAACCGCCGTCGAGTCGGTGATCGACAACCGCAACCTCGGGGCGGCCGGAGTCCACCCGCTGACCGTCGACGGCGTCACCGCGCCCGCCGCACTGCCCTGGTCCGCCCCGCTCACGGGTGCCCGCTGGGCGCACCTCGGCGGCTTCGGCGGCTACGTCCTGGGCGGCACCACCGGCGTCCGGGCCCTGCGCGAGCAGCGCACCGGTCGCTGGAGCGACATCAACAAGACCTGCGCGACGACACCCCTCACCCGGCGCTGGCTCACCCTCTTCGCCGACCACGGCACCGATCCGGTGAACGCCTCCTATGCCTACCAGATGCTCCCCGGGGCGGACGCCGCCAGGACCGCTGCGCGCTCCGCGGACGCCTCCTGGATGCAGATGCTCGCCAACACCGGGCAGGCGCAGGGCGTACGGGTGCCGTCGGCCGGGTTCACCGCGGCCAACTTCTTCGCCGCCGGCACGGCCGGCGCGCTCACCGCGAGCGCACCGTGCGCGGTGCTGGTCCGCGAGCGCGGCGACGGCACCGCGGTGGTGTGCGTCGCGGACCCGGCACGGCAGGCGGCCTCGCTCACGGTCACCTGGAACCGGCCGGTCGCCGCCGTGGTCTCGCGTCCGGCCACGGTGACCTCGGCCGTGACGGGCGGCTCGCTGCGCCTGGCCTTCGGCAGCCTGACCGGGGCGGCGGGCGCCACCCAGAAGACCGTCGTGCGGCTGGGCTGA
- a CDS encoding peptidase inhibitor family I36 protein, producing MKHRTALLTAALLAAGAALATTGSARAAQCPSGHFCAWTDANYGGQRANWSGDDHDWEPGIQDLDSSWANHGISGPGIKDHVQVYENPGLIGLGTVCLAPGQEIAHDGWGNDSGDSHTWTMSC from the coding sequence ATCAAGCACCGCACCGCCCTGCTGACCGCAGCCCTGCTCGCCGCCGGAGCGGCGCTCGCCACCACGGGGTCCGCCCGGGCGGCCCAGTGCCCGAGCGGCCACTTCTGTGCCTGGACCGACGCCAACTACGGCGGACAGCGCGCCAACTGGTCGGGGGACGACCACGACTGGGAGCCGGGCATCCAGGACCTGGACTCCTCCTGGGCCAACCACGGCATCTCCGGCCCGGGGATCAAGGACCACGTCCAGGTCTACGAGAACCCGGGCCTGATCGGTCTCGGCACCGTGTGCCTGGCCCCGGGCCAGGAGATCGCGCACGACGGCTGGGGCAACGACAGCGGGGACTCCCACACCTGGACGATGAGCTGCTGA
- a CDS encoding arabinan endo-1,5-alpha-L-arabinosidase: MSRRRSRRTALVALPAATLLALIPGTASAYPNPGHVTGSVITHDPTMIRTSSGQYLLYATGGGVSGKTSSDRTAFAASADAFSSRPGWWSRYSPIPESWAPDISYHGGRYLMYYSVSSFGSNTSAIGLAVSATGLPGSWTDHGVVYSSTSSSDFNAIDPNLFVDDDGRWWLSFGSWWTGIKMIRIDPSTGKQLSSDTSRRSLASRPSGTKAVEAPFVVKRNGYYYLFASYDTCCAGTGSTYKVKVGRATAVTGPYRDRNGVAMTNNGGTTVLESHGRVVGPGGQSILKDVDGDLIVYHYYDGNDNGTPKLGINLLDWSSGWPVAY, translated from the coding sequence ATGAGTCGTCGCCGAAGCCGCCGGACCGCGCTGGTCGCCTTACCTGCCGCGACCCTGCTCGCCCTGATCCCGGGCACGGCGTCCGCATACCCGAACCCTGGTCACGTGACCGGTTCCGTGATCACCCACGACCCGACGATGATCCGCACCTCGTCCGGGCAGTACCTGCTCTACGCCACCGGGGGCGGCGTCTCCGGCAAGACGTCGTCGGACCGGACCGCCTTCGCCGCCTCCGCGGACGCCTTCTCCTCCCGGCCGGGCTGGTGGTCGCGCTACTCCCCGATCCCGGAGTCCTGGGCTCCGGACATCTCGTACCACGGCGGCAGATACCTGATGTACTACTCCGTCTCGTCGTTCGGGTCCAACACGTCGGCCATCGGGCTGGCGGTCTCCGCGACCGGCCTGCCGGGCAGCTGGACCGACCACGGCGTCGTGTACTCCTCCACCTCGTCCAGCGACTTCAACGCCATCGACCCGAACCTCTTCGTCGACGACGACGGCAGGTGGTGGCTCTCGTTCGGCAGCTGGTGGACCGGGATCAAGATGATCCGGATCGACCCGTCCACCGGGAAGCAGCTGTCGTCCGACACCTCCCGCCGCTCCCTCGCCTCCCGCCCGTCCGGCACCAAGGCCGTCGAGGCCCCCTTCGTGGTCAAGCGGAACGGCTACTACTACCTCTTCGCCTCGTACGACACCTGCTGCGCCGGCACCGGCTCCACGTACAAGGTCAAGGTCGGCCGTGCCACCGCCGTCACCGGGCCGTACCGGGACAGGAACGGCGTCGCGATGACGAACAACGGCGGGACGACGGTCCTGGAGTCGCACGGAAGGGTCGTCGGACCGGGCGGGCAGTCGATCCTGAAGGACGTCGACGGCGACCTGATCGTCTACCACTACTACGACGGAAACGACAACGGCACCCCGAAGCTCGGCATCAACCTCCTGGACTGGAGCAGCGGATGGCCCGTCGCCTACTGA
- a CDS encoding family 43 glycosylhydrolase translates to MARRLLTLLAALLLSLALGQSPASAASFANPVKSVKGADPWITYHDGAYHLVSTSWSDVITIRRSPTLAGLTTAPGVQVWKGDDPSRCCNIWAPELHFLNGRWYLYYVAGQNAADYNPTQRSHVLESAGTDPMGPYTYRGRLNPSWMLDPTVATIGGRLYLFGSTHDGTQNIVAARMSNPYTVSSSFSTVARPTHDWERSGAPVNEGPEILQRDGRTFLVYSASGCWTPDYKLGQLELTGGDPASAASWTKKSTPVFQRSDANGVYGPGHNGFFTSPDGTESWIVYHANDAASDGCDNGRTARAQKFTWNSDGTPRLGTPVRLGAAAAGPSGEPSAVAATYTLTSRHSGKCLEVAGGSGADGANVVQQSCDGGSHQRWRLQDLGDDTHRLLNAATGKALDTADCSAADGADLRQWSWLDNTCQRFRFLATDGGHVRIVNQATGKVADVADCSTADGADVRQWSWLGNACQQWRLNPV, encoded by the coding sequence ATGGCCCGTCGCCTACTGACCCTGCTGGCCGCGCTCCTGCTCTCGCTCGCGCTCGGGCAGTCTCCCGCGAGCGCCGCCTCGTTCGCCAACCCCGTCAAATCCGTCAAGGGCGCCGACCCCTGGATCACCTACCACGACGGCGCCTACCACCTGGTGTCGACCAGCTGGAGCGATGTCATCACCATCAGGAGGTCCCCGACACTCGCAGGGCTGACCACCGCGCCCGGCGTCCAGGTGTGGAAGGGCGACGACCCCTCCCGGTGCTGCAACATCTGGGCGCCGGAACTCCACTTCCTGAACGGGCGCTGGTACCTCTACTACGTCGCCGGGCAGAACGCGGCCGACTACAACCCGACCCAGCGCAGCCACGTCCTGGAGAGCGCCGGTACGGACCCGATGGGGCCGTACACCTACCGCGGCAGGCTCAACCCGTCCTGGATGCTCGACCCGACGGTGGCGACCATCGGCGGCCGGCTGTACCTCTTCGGCAGCACCCACGACGGCACGCAGAACATCGTCGCCGCGCGGATGTCGAACCCGTACACCGTCAGCTCGTCCTTCTCGACCGTCGCCAGGCCCACCCACGACTGGGAACGCTCCGGCGCCCCCGTCAACGAGGGCCCGGAGATCCTCCAGCGCGACGGCAGGACCTTCCTCGTCTACTCGGCCAGCGGCTGCTGGACCCCCGACTACAAGCTGGGGCAGCTCGAACTGACCGGCGGCGACCCCGCGTCGGCGGCCTCGTGGACGAAGAAGTCCACCCCGGTGTTCCAGCGCAGCGACGCGAACGGCGTGTACGGTCCGGGACACAACGGATTCTTCACCTCGCCGGACGGCACCGAGAGCTGGATCGTCTACCACGCCAACGACGCGGCGTCCGACGGCTGCGACAACGGCCGGACCGCGCGGGCGCAGAAGTTCACCTGGAACTCCGACGGCACGCCCCGCCTGGGCACGCCGGTACGGCTCGGGGCGGCGGCCGCGGGACCCTCGGGTGAACCGTCCGCGGTGGCGGCGACCTACACCCTCACCAGCCGGCACAGCGGCAAGTGCCTCGAGGTCGCCGGGGGTTCAGGGGCGGACGGGGCGAACGTGGTCCAGCAGAGCTGCGACGGCGGCTCCCACCAGCGCTGGCGCCTTCAGGACCTCGGCGACGACACCCACCGTCTGCTCAACGCCGCCACCGGCAAGGCACTCGACACCGCCGACTGCTCGGCCGCCGACGGCGCCGACCTGCGCCAGTGGTCCTGGCTCGACAACACCTGCCAGCGGTTCCGGTTCCTGGCCACCGACGGGGGCCACGTCCGGATCGTGAACCAGGCGACGGGCAAGGTGGCCGACGTGGCGGACTGCTCCACCGCCGACGGAGCCGACGTGCGCCAGTGGTCCTGGCTGGGCAACGCCTGCCAGCAGTGGAGGCTGAACCCGGTGTGA
- a CDS encoding L-threonylcarbamoyladenylate synthase, giving the protein MAKYFDVHPDNPQRRIIGNVVDDIRSGALVAYPTDSCFALGCQLGNRAALDRIRTIRQLDDKHHFTLVCRDFAQLGQFVHVDNDVFRAVKAATPGSYTFILPATKEVPRQLLHPKKKTVGVRIPDHVVTQALLAELGEPLLSSTLLLPDEEEPLTQGWEIKERLDHVVDAVVDSGDCGTRPTTVIDFSDGEAEIVRRGAGDTARFE; this is encoded by the coding sequence ATGGCGAAGTACTTCGACGTGCACCCCGACAACCCGCAACGGCGCATCATCGGCAACGTGGTCGACGACATCCGCTCCGGCGCTCTCGTCGCGTATCCGACCGACTCCTGCTTCGCGCTCGGCTGCCAGCTCGGCAACCGGGCCGCCCTCGACCGGATCAGGACGATCCGGCAGCTCGACGACAAACACCACTTCACCCTCGTGTGCCGGGACTTCGCGCAGCTCGGCCAGTTCGTCCACGTCGACAACGACGTGTTCCGCGCCGTGAAGGCCGCCACACCCGGCAGCTACACCTTCATCCTGCCCGCCACGAAGGAGGTGCCGCGCCAGCTGCTCCACCCGAAGAAGAAGACGGTGGGCGTGCGCATCCCGGACCACGTCGTCACCCAGGCGCTCCTCGCCGAGCTCGGCGAACCGCTGCTCTCCAGCACCCTCCTCCTCCCCGACGAGGAGGAACCGCTGACGCAGGGCTGGGAGATCAAGGAGCGTCTCGACCACGTCGTGGACGCCGTGGTCGACTCGGGCGACTGCGGCACCCGGCCGACCACGGTCATCGACTTCTCGGACGGCGAGGCCGAGATCGTGCGCCGCGGGGCGGGCGACACGGCGCGCTTCGAGTGA
- a CDS encoding L-rhamnose mutarotase has protein sequence MQRVCFLLKVREDRVAEYRERHADVWPGMLAALSESGWHNYSLFLREDGLLVGYLETEDFEAARAAMAATSVNERWQAEMGGFFEALDGAAPDEAMTPLTEVFHLA, from the coding sequence GTGCAGCGTGTCTGCTTCCTGCTGAAGGTCCGCGAGGACCGCGTCGCCGAGTACCGCGAGCGCCACGCGGACGTGTGGCCCGGGATGCTGGCGGCCCTCTCGGAATCCGGCTGGCACAACTACTCGCTCTTCCTGCGCGAGGACGGCCTGCTCGTCGGCTACCTGGAGACCGAGGACTTCGAGGCCGCCCGCGCGGCCATGGCCGCCACGTCGGTGAACGAGCGCTGGCAGGCCGAGATGGGCGGCTTCTTCGAGGCGCTGGACGGCGCGGCCCCCGACGAGGCCATGACGCCCCTCACCGAGGTCTTCCACCTGGCCTGA
- a CDS encoding LacI family DNA-binding transcriptional regulator, translating to MAQTVSIKEVARLADVSVGTVSNVLNRPEKVAESTRIRVQTIIEQTGFVRSESARQLRAGSSRMLAMLVLDMGNPFFVSVAKGAERAARDAGLGVMLGNSAGRADEEAYYLSLFAEQRVRGVLVTPADHSGRHVRDFARHGIPFVHVDRMVPESEGCSVSVDDVVGGTLAVRHLLAAGHRSVTYISGPMGLPQCRDRHAGALAALAEAGLPADALRHVEAARLDVASGIDAGARLLGLRDHPTAVFCANDLLALGVLQSLYAAGVRVPDDMAIVGYDDIEFAAAAVVPLTSVRQPSARMGRTAAELLIEETGEEAADHRHRAIVLQPELVVRGSSLRRPA from the coding sequence GTGGCGCAGACGGTGAGCATCAAGGAAGTCGCCCGGCTCGCCGATGTCTCCGTCGGCACCGTGTCCAACGTGCTCAACCGGCCGGAGAAGGTGGCGGAGAGCACCCGGATCCGGGTGCAGACGATCATCGAGCAGACCGGATTCGTCCGCAGCGAGTCGGCCCGCCAGCTCAGGGCCGGCAGCAGCCGCATGCTGGCGATGCTCGTCCTCGACATGGGCAACCCCTTCTTCGTCTCCGTCGCCAAGGGCGCCGAGCGCGCCGCCCGCGACGCCGGCCTCGGTGTGATGCTCGGCAACAGCGCGGGAAGGGCGGACGAGGAGGCGTACTACCTCTCCCTCTTCGCCGAGCAGCGGGTGCGGGGCGTGCTGGTGACCCCCGCCGACCACAGCGGGCGCCATGTGCGCGACTTCGCCCGCCACGGCATCCCCTTCGTCCACGTCGACCGGATGGTTCCGGAGTCCGAGGGCTGCTCGGTCTCCGTGGACGACGTCGTCGGCGGCACCCTCGCGGTGCGGCACCTGCTGGCGGCGGGGCACCGGTCGGTCACCTACATCAGCGGGCCCATGGGTCTGCCCCAGTGCCGCGACCGGCACGCCGGCGCGCTCGCCGCCCTCGCGGAGGCGGGGCTGCCCGCCGACGCGCTGCGGCACGTCGAGGCGGCACGGCTGGACGTGGCGTCCGGCATCGACGCGGGCGCGCGCCTGCTCGGCCTGCGCGACCACCCCACCGCGGTGTTCTGCGCCAACGACCTGCTGGCGCTCGGTGTGCTGCAGTCCCTGTACGCGGCGGGCGTGCGGGTGCCCGACGACATGGCGATCGTCGGCTACGACGACATCGAGTTCGCGGCCGCCGCGGTGGTGCCGCTGACCTCGGTGCGCCAGCCGTCCGCGCGCATGGGCCGCACCGCCGCCGAGCTGCTGATCGAGGAGACCGGCGAGGAAGCGGCGGACCACCGGCACCGGGCGATCGTGCTCCAGCCCGAACTCGTCGTCCGCGGCTCGTCCCTGCGCCGCCCGGCCTGA
- a CDS encoding SHOCT domain-containing protein — translation MDDYPLLNVFLSMLWFFLWVMWFFLLFKVCTDIFRDHSLGGWGKAGWLVFVLVLPYLGVFVYLIARGRSMGERDVKQLKEQDAAFRAYVRKAAGGEGGGTVDELHRLAALKEKGDITQDEFDRAKAQVLAGAGAARQGAAPGGAEAGSRAAAGGAPSGSAPGGPPPGA, via the coding sequence ATGGACGACTACCCGCTGCTCAACGTCTTTCTCTCGATGCTGTGGTTCTTCCTCTGGGTGATGTGGTTCTTCCTCCTGTTCAAGGTGTGCACCGACATCTTCCGGGACCACTCGCTGGGCGGCTGGGGCAAGGCCGGCTGGCTGGTCTTCGTGCTCGTCCTGCCCTACCTCGGCGTGTTCGTGTACCTGATCGCCCGCGGCCGGAGCATGGGCGAGCGGGACGTCAAGCAGCTCAAGGAGCAGGACGCCGCGTTCCGCGCGTACGTGCGCAAGGCCGCGGGCGGCGAGGGCGGCGGCACGGTCGACGAACTGCACCGGCTGGCCGCGCTGAAGGAGAAGGGCGACATCACCCAGGACGAGTTCGACCGCGCCAAGGCACAGGTGCTCGCCGGGGCGGGCGCCGCCCGGCAGGGCGCGGCGCCGGGCGGAGCGGAGGCCGGATCGCGGGCCGCGGCGGGCGGTGCGCCGTCCGGTTCCGCGCCGGGCGGTCCGCCCCCGGGAGCCTGA
- a CDS encoding aromatic ring-hydroxylating oxygenase subunit alpha yields MTLSTSATADHIYAHGLRNQWHAVVPSRFVAPGGMRKVTALGEQWLLFRRSDGTLAMLADRCPHRGAPLSLGKHLGDRVACWYHGVEVETDGTVSSVPGLPGCNLEGKKLVTSLPVREVSGAVLAWFGDEEHPEPGELTLPDPLTDPEVDAFLCYAEWNVPWRFAMENLLDPMHGAFLHHESHTMFEGDTTAKFRIRETDRGYFFEKTDQRGVNFDWVELCRTGADWVDLSIPYPPSAGPGGPFGIVGMACPVDEGRTGVFFWRYRRVEGWQRDSWRFLYKTLIEQRHWDVLEQDRVMLEAMPADADQHENLYQHDLGVVRLRRLYRTAAEAQSA; encoded by the coding sequence ATGACGCTGTCGACGTCCGCCACCGCGGACCACATCTACGCCCACGGCCTGCGCAACCAGTGGCACGCCGTCGTCCCGTCCCGCTTCGTCGCCCCCGGCGGCATGCGCAAGGTGACCGCGCTCGGGGAGCAGTGGCTGCTGTTCCGCCGCTCGGACGGGACCCTCGCGATGCTCGCCGACCGGTGTCCGCACCGCGGCGCACCGCTGTCGCTGGGCAAACACCTGGGCGACCGGGTGGCCTGCTGGTACCACGGCGTCGAGGTCGAGACCGACGGCACGGTCTCCTCCGTACCCGGTCTGCCCGGCTGCAACCTGGAGGGGAAGAAGCTGGTCACCTCCCTGCCGGTGCGCGAGGTGTCCGGCGCGGTCCTCGCCTGGTTCGGCGACGAGGAGCACCCGGAGCCCGGCGAGCTGACCCTGCCGGACCCGCTGACGGACCCGGAGGTGGATGCCTTCCTGTGCTACGCCGAGTGGAACGTGCCGTGGCGCTTCGCCATGGAGAACCTGCTCGACCCGATGCACGGCGCCTTCCTGCACCACGAGTCGCACACGATGTTCGAGGGCGACACGACGGCGAAGTTCCGCATCCGGGAGACCGACCGGGGCTACTTCTTCGAGAAGACCGACCAGCGGGGCGTCAACTTCGACTGGGTGGAGCTGTGCCGCACCGGCGCCGACTGGGTCGACCTGTCGATCCCGTACCCGCCGTCGGCGGGGCCGGGCGGACCGTTCGGCATCGTGGGGATGGCCTGCCCGGTCGACGAGGGCCGCACGGGCGTCTTCTTCTGGCGCTACCGGCGGGTCGAGGGCTGGCAGCGGGACTCGTGGCGCTTCCTCTACAAGACGCTGATCGAGCAGCGCCACTGGGACGTGCTGGAGCAGGACCGGGTGATGCTGGAGGCCATGCCGGCCGACGCTGACCAGCACGAGAACCTCTACCAGCACGACCTGGGCGTAGTGCGGCTGCGCCGCCTGTACCGCACGGCCGCCGAGGCCCAGTCCGCCTGA
- a CDS encoding recombinase-like helix-turn-helix domain-containing protein, whose protein sequence is MTDPVNGAWPYLYVHQSRTHEPSPYEYKLAATLEQVFTQEGHELADVVRGLNARQVHAADGAPWTEESFRAEMNRLGA, encoded by the coding sequence GTGACCGACCCCGTCAACGGCGCCTGGCCGTACCTGTACGTCCACCAGTCCCGTACGCACGAGCCCTCGCCGTACGAGTACAAGCTCGCCGCCACCCTGGAGCAGGTCTTCACCCAGGAGGGCCACGAGCTGGCCGACGTGGTGCGCGGCCTCAACGCCCGCCAGGTCCACGCCGCCGACGGCGCCCCCTGGACCGAGGAGTCCTTCCGCGCCGAGATGAACCGACTGGGAGCCTGA
- a CDS encoding PDR/VanB family oxidoreductase produces MSDNPLKLIVRRMTWEAEGVLSVELADPQGKPLPAWTPGAHLDVHVGGHIRQYSLCGDPRDPDAYRIGVLNEPSSRGGSRHVHTVLRPGQLVTVSEPRNHFALEDATGYVLVAGGIGITPLLAMARDLARRGVPWRLVYGGRSRASMAFTGELAALGGEVTLVPQDELGHIDLAAALGDLPDGTLVYSCGPEPLLAAVEERCPAGLLRLERFAAPVVERTGDEASFEVECRTSGVTFGVGPDTSILEAAEAAGLSVNSSCRDGICGSCETRVLDGTPDHRDFLLSEAEHAAGTSMMICVSRCASGRLVLDL; encoded by the coding sequence ATGAGCGACAACCCGCTGAAGCTGATCGTCCGCCGTATGACGTGGGAGGCCGAGGGCGTCCTGTCCGTGGAACTCGCCGACCCCCAGGGCAAGCCGCTGCCCGCCTGGACGCCCGGCGCCCACCTCGACGTCCACGTGGGCGGCCACATCCGCCAGTACAGTCTGTGCGGCGACCCCCGGGACCCGGACGCGTACCGGATCGGCGTCCTCAACGAGCCGTCCTCGCGCGGCGGTTCGCGCCACGTGCACACCGTCCTGCGTCCCGGACAGCTCGTCACCGTGTCCGAACCGCGCAACCACTTCGCCCTGGAGGACGCCACGGGCTACGTCCTCGTCGCCGGCGGGATCGGCATCACCCCGCTGCTGGCGATGGCCCGCGACCTCGCGCGCCGGGGCGTGCCGTGGCGGCTGGTGTACGGGGGCCGGAGCCGTGCCTCGATGGCGTTCACCGGCGAACTCGCCGCCCTCGGCGGCGAGGTGACGCTCGTCCCGCAGGACGAGCTGGGCCACATCGACCTGGCGGCGGCACTCGGCGACCTGCCGGACGGCACGCTCGTGTACTCCTGCGGCCCCGAGCCGCTGCTCGCGGCCGTCGAGGAGCGCTGCCCGGCCGGTCTGCTGCGGCTGGAGCGGTTCGCCGCGCCCGTCGTGGAACGCACCGGCGACGAGGCGTCGTTCGAGGTCGAGTGCCGTACGTCGGGCGTGACCTTCGGCGTCGGCCCGGACACCTCGATCCTGGAGGCCGCCGAGGCCGCCGGGCTGAGCGTGAACAGCTCCTGCCGGGACGGCATCTGCGGCTCCTGCGAGACCCGGGTGCTCGACGGCACCCCCGACCACCGCGACTTCCTGCTGAGCGAGGCCGAGCACGCGGCGGGCACCTCGATGATGATCTGCGTCTCGCGGTGCGCCTCCGGCCGGCTCGTGCTGGACCTGTGA